A part of Phoenix dactylifera cultivar Barhee BC4 chromosome 2, palm_55x_up_171113_PBpolish2nd_filt_p, whole genome shotgun sequence genomic DNA contains:
- the LOC103711794 gene encoding AT-hook motif nuclear-localized protein 10-like isoform X1 yields MDGRDSLRLNSSQPLGMMVESNSYGAAAPNGPMVVPNSAGMMHGMRLSFDTMTSSVTKPMDSPISLYHGDGMSGTRPSGVLNMGEPMKKKKGRPRKYGADGSMALALIPRPSVSGYHNSPMSDLGTKRRGRPPGSGKKKQLDALVSGSSGIAFTPHVITVKAGEDVASKIMAFSQQGPRTVCILSANGAICNVTLRQPATSGGTVTYEGRFEIISLSGSFLLTEDGGTRSRTGGLSVALAGSDGRVLGGSVAGMLMAATPVQVVMGSFIAEGKSPKPEPLKREPLSAPPQMADFGIALAASPPSEGTSSESSDDPGSLINQSGTCNNSSQHIQSAYASIDWSHSANPNRHDSDMKMIPD; encoded by the exons GGTAGTTCCAAATTCAGCAGGAATGATGCATGGAATGCGGTTATCCTTCGATACTATGACTTCTTCGGTAACGAAACCCATGGATTCACCTATCTCTTTGTATCATGGCGATGGTATGTCAGGGACTAGACCAAGTGGTGTACTTAACATGGGTGAgccaatgaagaaaaaaaaaggaaggccaAGAAAATATGGAGCTGATGGTAGCATGGCTTTGGCTTTAATTCCTAGACCTTCCGTTTCGGGGTACCATAATAGTCCAATGTCAGATCTGGGAACTAAGCGCCGGGGCCGCCCTCCGGGATCAGGAAAGAAGAAACAACTTGATGCCCTGG TTTCAGGATCTTCAGGGATCGCTTTTACTCCACATGTTATTACTGTTAAGGCTGGAGAG GACGTGGCTTCTAAAATCATGGCATTCTCACAGCAAGGTCCTAGAACAGTTTGTATACTTTCAGCAAATGGTGCCATCTGTAATGTCACACTTCGTCAGCCAGCAACCTCTGGTGGAACAGTGACATACGAG GGCCGCTTTGAGATCATCTCTCTATCAGGTTCCTTTCTTCTTACAGAGGATGGTGGCACTCGTAGCAGAACTGGTGGTTTGAGCGTGGCATTAGCAGGATCTGATGGTCGTGTTCTTGGGGGTAGTGTGGCTGGAATGTTGATGGCAGCAACACCTGTGCAG GTTGTCATGGGCAGTTTCATTGCAGAAGGGAAAAGCCCAAAGCCAGAGCCATTGAAACGTGAACCCTTATCAGCCCCTCCTCAAATGGCAGACTTTGGGATCGCTTTGGCGGCAAGCCCACCCTCTGAAGGGACATCAAGTGAATCATCTGATGACCCTGGTAGCCTCATCAACCAAAGTGGTACCTGCAACAATTCAAGCCAGCACATTCAGTCTGCATATGCATCCATTGATTGGTCACACTCTGCAAATCCGAACAGACATGATTCTGACATGAAAATGATTCCCGACTAG
- the LOC103711794 gene encoding AT-hook motif nuclear-localized protein 10-like isoform X2, protein MDGRDSLRLNSSQPLGMMVESNSYGAAAPNGPMVVPNSAGMMHGMRLSFDTMTSSVTKPMDSPISLYHGDGMSGTRPSGVLNMGEPMKKKKGRPRKYGADGSMALALIPRPSVSGYHNSPMSDLGTKRRGRPPGSGKKKQLDALGSSGIAFTPHVITVKAGEDVASKIMAFSQQGPRTVCILSANGAICNVTLRQPATSGGTVTYEGRFEIISLSGSFLLTEDGGTRSRTGGLSVALAGSDGRVLGGSVAGMLMAATPVQVVMGSFIAEGKSPKPEPLKREPLSAPPQMADFGIALAASPPSEGTSSESSDDPGSLINQSGTCNNSSQHIQSAYASIDWSHSANPNRHDSDMKMIPD, encoded by the exons GGTAGTTCCAAATTCAGCAGGAATGATGCATGGAATGCGGTTATCCTTCGATACTATGACTTCTTCGGTAACGAAACCCATGGATTCACCTATCTCTTTGTATCATGGCGATGGTATGTCAGGGACTAGACCAAGTGGTGTACTTAACATGGGTGAgccaatgaagaaaaaaaaaggaaggccaAGAAAATATGGAGCTGATGGTAGCATGGCTTTGGCTTTAATTCCTAGACCTTCCGTTTCGGGGTACCATAATAGTCCAATGTCAGATCTGGGAACTAAGCGCCGGGGCCGCCCTCCGGGATCAGGAAAGAAGAAACAACTTGATGCCCTGG GATCTTCAGGGATCGCTTTTACTCCACATGTTATTACTGTTAAGGCTGGAGAG GACGTGGCTTCTAAAATCATGGCATTCTCACAGCAAGGTCCTAGAACAGTTTGTATACTTTCAGCAAATGGTGCCATCTGTAATGTCACACTTCGTCAGCCAGCAACCTCTGGTGGAACAGTGACATACGAG GGCCGCTTTGAGATCATCTCTCTATCAGGTTCCTTTCTTCTTACAGAGGATGGTGGCACTCGTAGCAGAACTGGTGGTTTGAGCGTGGCATTAGCAGGATCTGATGGTCGTGTTCTTGGGGGTAGTGTGGCTGGAATGTTGATGGCAGCAACACCTGTGCAG GTTGTCATGGGCAGTTTCATTGCAGAAGGGAAAAGCCCAAAGCCAGAGCCATTGAAACGTGAACCCTTATCAGCCCCTCCTCAAATGGCAGACTTTGGGATCGCTTTGGCGGCAAGCCCACCCTCTGAAGGGACATCAAGTGAATCATCTGATGACCCTGGTAGCCTCATCAACCAAAGTGGTACCTGCAACAATTCAAGCCAGCACATTCAGTCTGCATATGCATCCATTGATTGGTCACACTCTGCAAATCCGAACAGACATGATTCTGACATGAAAATGATTCCCGACTAG
- the LOC103711795 gene encoding glucan endo-1,3-beta-glucosidase-like yields the protein MFSMGNRNIVSIAAIIASILGVFIPIPTGAQLIGVCYGMAGNNLPHPSDAVKLYQSKNLKAMRLFHPNRAVLEALKDSNIQLMLGVPNTDLRSLATSRSAAKHWVQKYVKAYSQRVSFKYIAVGDRAIPGDQARYVLPAMRNIHSALSSAGLQDRIKVSTSVATGREVLEQYSPPSSGRFSSHASTQLTPVVRFLAKNGVPLLISVFPYRRYVGDPNHIGVDYLFFNSSRTVVKDGQYSYQNLFDVIVDAVYVASEKVGGTNLTVVVSESGWPSAGGFGATKEHARAYNQNLVNHVGQGTPRRLWKSLETYVFEMFNENHKPRGTEQHFGMFYPNMQPVYPMNFN from the exons ATGTTCTCCATGGGGAACCGAAATATTGTTTCCATCGCTGCCATAATTGCATCAATCCTTGGAGTCTTCATACCAATCCCAACAG GGGCGCAATTGATTGGTGTTTGTTATGGAATGGCTGGAAACAACCTGCCTCACCCCAGCGATGCAGTGAAATTATACCAGTCGAAGAACCTAAAGGCCATGAGGCTTTTTCATCCAAACCGAGCCGTTCTCGAGGCTCTCAAGGATTCCAACATTCAACTCATGTTAGGGGTTCCCAACACCGATCTCCGATCATTAGCCACCAGCCGTTCAGCAGCCAAACACTGGGTGCAAAAATACGTGAAGGCCTATTCCCAGCGCGTCTCATTTAAATATATTGCGGTTGGCGATAGGGCGATCCCAGGAGACCAAGCCCGGTATGTGCTTCCAGCCATGAGGAACATCCATTCTGCTCTGTCCTCGGCCGGCCTGCAGGACCGAATCAAAGTCTCCACCTCAGTTGCCACCGGACGTGAGGTCCTGGAGCAGTATTCTCCTCCCTCGTCCGGGAGATTCTCTTCTCATGCATCGACACAGTTAACACCGGTAGTTCGATTTCTGGCCAAAAATGGAGTCCCACTCCTCATAAGTGTGTTCCCCTACAGAAGATATGTTGGTGACCCGAACCATATTGGGGTCGACTATCTCTTCTTTAATTCCTCAAGGACTGTCGTAAAAGACGGACAGTATAGCTATCAGAACCTCTTTGATGTAATTGTTGATGCTGTTTACGTTGCGTCGGAGAAGGTGGGAGGGACCAATTTGACGGTCGTGGTATCGGAGAGTGGTTGGCCGTCGGCTGGTGGCTTTGGAGCAACGAAGGAACATGCAAGGGCGTACAATCAGAATTTGGTCAACCATGTTGGCCAAGGAACGCCAAGGAGACTCTGGAAGTCCTTGGAGACTTACGTATTTGAGATGTTTAATGAGAACCATAAGCCACGAGGAACAGAGCAACATTTTGGGATGTTTTACCCAAATATGCAACCAGTCTACCCCATGAACTTCAATTAA